The genome window GCAGGGAATGGGCAACACACGAAAATGTGTAACCAGATTGCTATTGCCTCAGGAATGCTTGGGGTTAGTGAAGCTGTTGCATATGCTACCAAGTCTGGTCTTGACCCAGAAACTGTATTAAAGAGTATCGGTTTTGGAGCAGCGGGGAGTTGGTCCTTAACAAATCTTGCTCCACGAATGATTGAGGAAGATCTAGAACCTGGATTTTACATTAAACATTTTTTAAAGGACCTATCTATCGCCATTGAAGAAGCAGAAAGAATGGACTTGAAGCATCCAGGGTTAAAAAATGCCCAAGAAATATATATGAACTTAATAGACAAAGACCAGATATATAAGGATAAAGGTACCCAAGCAATTATCAAATATTATCTGTAAGGTTTTAAAAAAATAAAAAAGATGATTCCTCTTTCGTTTGAAGAATCATCTTTTTTATTTGCTAAGGCCTTTCAACTCTTAAGATATTGCTCTAGGCGATCCATTCCTTTACTAAGGGTGTCCATATTATAAGCATAGGAAAGACGCATATATCCCTGTCCTATTGGGGAAAAAGCATCTCCCGGTACAAGTGCTAATTTGGCTTTTTCGACTAAATCTAGTCCAAAATCAAAGGAACTCATACCATTAACGTTGAATTTAGGAAAAAAGTAAAAGGCTCCATTAGGCATTATAAAGTCAATTCCCATGCTAGTTAATCTATCAGCTACATACTTTCTTCTTTGTCTATAGGCTTCTCTCATTGGTTTTGCATCATTTTTACCTTCAGTTACTGCAGCATAGGCAGCATACTGACTAATGGAAGTTGCACAAGATACATTGTATTGATGAACCTTAAGTAGATGTTTAGCAATGTTGTCGGGTGCACAGACAAAACCTATTCTCCAGCCGGTCATAGCATGTGATTTGGATAATCCATTAATAACTATAGTTTTCTGTCTCATTCCCGGAAAAGTTGCAATGGAAGTATGATCATGATCATAAACTAATTCACTATATATTTCATCTGATAAAATGTACATATTTTTATCTTGTAAATAGGATGCAAGATCCTTTAGTACGTCTATTTTCAAAGTCACTCCCGTTGGATTGGAAGGGTAAGGCAATACAATACATTTTGTTTTATCCGTTCTGTACTTTTCTATAAGACTTGGCGTCACTTGAAAGTCTGTTGTAGTGGTATCCATAAAAACAGGAGTTCCACCTGCTAATTGGATCAGTGGTTCATATCCTGGATAGATAGGTCCTGGTAATAATACTTCGTCTCCTGGCTCAAGCAGGGTTCGAAAGGTAATATCAATGCCCTGTGATGCTCCTACTGTGACAATGATTTCTGATGAAGGATTATAGTTAAGATTGTATTTTTCATGAAGATATTCCGAAACTTGTTCACGTAAAGGTAAAATTCCTGCATTATGCGTATAACTCGTATGGTTTTGATCAATCGCAATGTTAGCTGCGTCTTTAATATGTTGAGGAGTATTAAAATCAGGCTGTCCAATGGTTAAGGAAACAATATCCTCTTTATCTGCTACCATATTAAAAAATTGGCGAATTCCTGATATTTGGATTTTTTCGACATTTGAATTGATAAGTTTCATTGTAATCACTCCCAATTGTTGCAAAATGTTCAAAAAATTTAGATAAGTACTTATTCAGCTTTGATATAATTAAATTATAGATCAAGCTGTGAAGGAGAGAATGCGTGATGAGACCTCGTAAGATTTCATTTGATGACCTCGTTAATCAAAATAAACAAGATTTATTAAAAGATCAAGATGCAATGGTTCAAATTGAAAGAAAAATTGAAGATAAGCGACTTAAATCTGAAAAAACACAACGTGAAACAGTCAAACTCCACTAAATATGATACCATAAGAATAAAAAGCGGGATATAGCTCCTGCTTTTTGTTTTTTTGAAGAAAGATACCCATAAAACTTTTTAATCCTATTTACAGAAATACTTTTACTAGAATCCACGCATAACTAATTGGTATACTATTTTTAATGATTTTGAAAGGAGGGGTTTATTCTGAATAAAACCGGATTAATCCTAGAAGGAGGAGGAATGAGAGGGGCCTTCACAGCAGGGGTATTGGATTTCTTTTTAGATAAAGGAATTGAATTTCCTTATGTAGTTGGTGTATCAGCAGGTGCATGTAATGGAAGCTCTTATTTCTCTAAACAAAGAGAAAGAAATTATAAAGTTATTGTAGAATATGGTGATCACCCGGAATATATCTCATATAAACGAGGTCTCAAAGGAAAAGGGCTTTTTGGAATGGACTTTCTTTTTGATACCCTTCCTAATGACTTAGTACCGTTTAATTATGAAAGCTTTTTTGAAAATACAGGAACTTTTTCAGTTGGAGTGACGGATGTATTCACAGGAAAACCTGTATTTTTTAGTGAATTTAAAAATAAGCAGGAGCTTCTTCAGATCATGAGGGCTTCATCATCTCTTCCCCTAGTGTCTCCAGAGGTAGAACTAAATGGGCGCCTTTATTTAGATGGTGGTATTTCCTCACCTATACCAATTGAACAATCCGTTGAGTCGGGAAATGAAAAGCATGTTATTATTCTAACTAGAAATGACGGTTATATAAAAAAGCCAATGAAATTTAGTTGGATATTTAAGAAAAGATACAATGATTACCCATCCTTTATAAAAACAATGGAGAAACGATATTTTGTTTATAACCATCAGTTAGAAATGATAAAAAAATTAGAAAGAGAAGGGAAAGCATTCATTATTAGGCCAAGTCAACCTCTTCAAGTGAGTAGAGTGGAAAGAAATAGAGAAAAACTTCACACATTATATCAGCAGGGCTATCAAGAAGGGGAAAGAATCGAGAAAGAATTAACGGATTTTCTTTTGAAAAATCCACAAAGCCAACTTACTATATAAGGAAGTTTTTTTTAGGGGTAAGAAGGGAAACCTCTAATTAACAGGTTGGTGGAATAAAATATGAATGAACCCTCCCGTCATTATCAAATATTAGAGGCATTGGATATCCAAGACTTTTCTGTGTTCTCTTTCGACCCGAGCTTTACTATATCGAGGGGAGAGATAATGCAAATAATAGATAGCGCCATTAAATCTCCAACATCATGGCGTAACCAGTCATGGAAATTTTTAATACTAGACGATTCTCGACAAAAGAGAAAATTAGTTCAATTCTTAGGGAATCATCTTTTTGTAAAGGATTCTTCAACAATTGTAGTCGCTTTAGTCGACCAAAATAGTGATATAATCAGTAATCAGTTCCATGATGGTGTGTCAGAGGATGACATTTTAAGGTGTAGTCCGACTACCCTTATCTATTTCTTGCTTGGCTGTATAGTTAAGGGATATGATACATGGTCATTACGCTCTTTCCAAAGGGGAAAAATTAATGAAGTGCTTTAATATACCTTCTGGCTTTTTCCCATTTATGATTATTGCAATTGGTAAAAAAGACCGTAATAACTAATGGAACTCTACTCTCTACCTAGAAAAAGCTTGCCACCCTCGGCGAGCTTTTTATTTAATTCATATTTGCTACTTGTGAATAAAGCTGTTGGTATGCTTTGGACTCTTCTTTTAATCCTTTTTCCTGGTAAATCTTTGCTAACCATTGTATAGGCTCAGGGTCCGTTGGATTTAACTCCATTTCAAATGAAAAGCATTCAATGGCATCATCATAACGATGAAAGGAGGCATAAACTTTTCCAAGATCTAGCTGATGATCCGGGTCATTCAGATATTTGATCATTGAATAGAACTCATGAATTGGTCTAAGGATGGAAGGGAATTCTTGGTAAGACTTGATCCATGCCGGTATTTGATCTAATGGTGCTGTAGAAATAAATTTTTCCATTCTATCTTGTAGGATTCCTTCAAGCTCTCTTTTAAAGTCTATATATAAAGGAATCAAATATTGACTAGTGTGATTTGTTGATATTTTCTCAATTAACATCGGCTTTTCTCTTAAAATTTGTCTAATCAATACACCATGTTCATGGCTTAATGAGAGTTTATTTTGACTAAGAAGTTCAAGGAAATCATTTACTTTTTCTAGATCGAGTAATAACTGTGAAGCATGAGAGATCCAGGTTTCATTCTTAAAATCCAGGGAAAGAAGAGGGCGAACCAATGCATATTGGTCCTCTTTTGGAAAAGAAGAAATTTTGTCTAAAAAAGCACTTAAGTAATCATCGTTTTTATGACTGAGGATAAGATCATAGCTCCAAACAACAGAGTAAAATGGATCTACATTAGGGATGGATAGGAGGGAAGAGAACATTTCATCGCGGTTCTGAAAGTTTTTCCATATCCAATAAAGGGTATCCTTAGAGGACTGTTGAGAGGATGAGATATAATGTTTTTCATAGGATGAGTAGTCTAAATCAGCAGAATATTCATACGACCAATGAGATGAAACAGTAAATAACTGAACGTATTTTAAGATCCGATAGGCGTCTTTTAACTTCCCATCTCTTCTGGAATTATAATAGATAGATTTTACTCGTTTATTCAGTTTTTCATTATCGATATAGTTGTCAAATATAAAAAGGGTAAGAACTTTTTTTGCTGCATCTTGTTTTGAAGAAAGGATTTGATTAAGAAGTCCTTGAAAGGAAGTATTGTGTAAAGAGTGATCAGATAATCTTTTTGTAATAAGAGGATGTGGAGCGGTTAAAATAATTCCTTCTTTCCATGCGCGTTCAAGGAAGGTGTCTTTTTTTATTTTATTCGTTTTTAAAGCCGTTAAAAATTCATTATCTAAGAAAAATAGATAGTATAAGCTCTGTTGGTGAGAAGCCTCAACTATAGCCAAATTAGCATAACAGGTCATTCTGATCGGTTCTAGGGAGATGACATGCTTTCTATCTTTTAAAGAAAAAGTGGATGGGAGCATAATGTATCCTCCTTGAAAAAGTTTTATTTTTTCTATTATATCAAACGTAAGGAAAAATAGGGAAGCCCTTTCTAGGAAAGAAAGGGCTTCAGCTTATGCAGTGGCTAAACGAGGGAATAAGATATTATTTTCTTTATGGA of Bacillaceae bacterium S4-13-56 contains these proteins:
- a CDS encoding aminotransferase A; translation: MKLINSNVEKIQISGIRQFFNMVADKEDIVSLTIGQPDFNTPQHIKDAANIAIDQNHTSYTHNAGILPLREQVSEYLHEKYNLNYNPSSEIIVTVGASQGIDITFRTLLEPGDEVLLPGPIYPGYEPLIQLAGGTPVFMDTTTTDFQVTPSLIEKYRTDKTKCIVLPYPSNPTGVTLKIDVLKDLASYLQDKNMYILSDEIYSELVYDHDHTSIATFPGMRQKTIVINGLSKSHAMTGWRIGFVCAPDNIAKHLLKVHQYNVSCATSISQYAAYAAVTEGKNDAKPMREAYRQRRKYVADRLTSMGIDFIMPNGAFYFFPKFNVNGMSSFDFGLDLVEKAKLALVPGDAFSPIGQGYMRLSYAYNMDTLSKGMDRLEQYLKS
- a CDS encoding FbpB family small basic protein: MRPRKISFDDLVNQNKQDLLKDQDAMVQIERKIEDKRLKSEKTQRETVKLH
- a CDS encoding nitroreductase family protein, coding for MNEPSRHYQILEALDIQDFSVFSFDPSFTISRGEIMQIIDSAIKSPTSWRNQSWKFLILDDSRQKRKLVQFLGNHLFVKDSSTIVVALVDQNSDIISNQFHDGVSEDDILRCSPTTLIYFLLGCIVKGYDTWSLRSFQRGKINEVL
- a CDS encoding patatin family protein produces the protein MLEGGGMRGAFTAGVLDFFLDKGIEFPYVVGVSAGACNGSSYFSKQRERNYKVIVEYGDHPEYISYKRGLKGKGLFGMDFLFDTLPNDLVPFNYESFFENTGTFSVGVTDVFTGKPVFFSEFKNKQELLQIMRASSSLPLVSPEVELNGRLYLDGGISSPIPIEQSVESGNEKHVIILTRNDGYIKKPMKFSWIFKKRYNDYPSFIKTMEKRYFVYNHQLEMIKKLEREGKAFIIRPSQPLQVSRVERNREKLHTLYQQGYQEGERIEKELTDFLLKNPQSQLTI